The Quercus robur chromosome 3, dhQueRobu3.1, whole genome shotgun sequence DNA segment TGGGAGGTCGACAACCGAAATCTATTTTTACAGATCAAGACCAAGCAATGGCAAATGCTATTAATATGGTTTTCAATGAGCCTCGTCATCGACTTTGTTTATGGCATATTAgtaaaaatgctcaaaaaaatcTTGTTGGAATCTATGGTGTTCCAGATTTCAATCAAAGATTTAATCATTGCTTATACGGTGGGTGTTCAAATGAAATGGAGTTTGAGTCAACTTGGAGCAAAATGATTGAGATGCATAATTTAAAGAACAATACATGGCTGGACAGGTTATACCAAATTCGAGAAAAGTGGTGcccaactttcaatctcaatttCTTTTCTGCAAAGATGAAGTCTACCCAAAGAAGTGAAAGTACAAATAGTGTTTTTCATCGAATTATGAAAACATCTATGCCTCTTATTGaagttattaaattttatgaGGAAAAGGCAGTACAAATGCGACAAGATGAAATAAATGAAGATTTTCGTTGTAAGAATGGTGCACCTAGGAAAGTTCATAAGCATGGAGGCATTTTAAGTCATGCTGCTAAAGTTTATACTCTTGCTTTGTTTGGAATGTTTGAAGAAGAGTTTAATTCAGGTATGGGATTGAATTGTGTTGAAACTAATCATTGTGAGgataactttacatattcactAAGTAGTGGGGAGAGTAGAAGGATTCATATTGTGCATTTTAACCGGGCTGAATTAAGTATTTGTTGTGATTGCAAATTATTTGAGACTTTGGGGTTGTTATGTTGTCATGCTTTAAGGGTTTTTCTTGTGAATAATGTGAATAATATACTCGACAAATATATATCAAGTAGATGGACAAAAGATGCCAAGAAAGGGTTGTGTTGCTCTGTTGATTCATTTAAATCAAATGAGAAATCGACTCATGTATTGCGTATGAGTAACTTAAGTCTTTTGTGGTATAAATGTTGTGATAAGGCTGCATTAACTGATCATGGGACCAAAATTGCAATGGATAGTCTAAGTGAGCTATTATGCAAGCTTGAAAAGAGTTCAGCAGATACAAATAAGGTGGAAGATGTTGGTAAAAAATGTCCTCAAGATCTCATACATGATGATGATGTGCAACCTTTCTTAGATGGTAAGAGACCAATCCTTGATCCGCCATATGTGAGAAAGAAAGTAATAACCAATTTTAGAATCAAAAGTCAACTGgaaaagaagcaaagaaaaaagaaagtgaaagatgcAACCACTTCAAAAGCTCCAAAAACTATTTCTATGGTACATGGTAAGTACAAAATTAGCACTcaagctttctttttcttattttttgctTGTTGAGTTTAATTGTATGTTCTTACTtcgtctctctttttttcttttttttttaaagaaaatgttcaATCATCATTTCTTCTCCCGGAGATGTCTATTGCTAATCCTATGGTTAGCTCTACAACAAAGCTACAAGAAAATCATTCGAAAAAACGGAACATAAGAAAAGTGAAAGATACAATCACTTCACAAGCTTCAGAAGCTATTTCTATGATACATGGTAAGTACAAAACtagtatttcaatttttattttttcttatttttgcttGTTGAGCTTAATCATTTGttactgtttttcttttctttttatatagaAGATGTTCAAACATCATTCTTTCCCCTGGAAATGTTTGTTGCTTATCCAATGATTAACTCTACAAGAATGTTTCAAGAAAGCACCTCAATGTCACACTTGAATCAAGTACATTCTATAACCTTAAACTTTTTATGTTAGAGGGGGAGAAGCTTTAATatgtgctt contains these protein-coding regions:
- the LOC126719931 gene encoding protein FAR1-RELATED SEQUENCE 5-like, giving the protein MDFSKNAFVAVGDNDKREKFENVILGECDEIKIGMQVRSEEEAYNLYNEYALKRGFSIRKAVKREYNGVIRQREFVCSKQGFKEFEDPSNVKKYHNLDVRTGCRARIRFDVKNDIWSVSHFNDTHNHEFATPEERCNLRSGRKVLPAHGNIISTMVSSGIKATKSYSFLSKELGGANNVGFSKRDCHNFVQTKRKEIMEAGDGQSIINHFKEKQSEDPMFFYSVQVDQDNRIANFFWRDGRSKVDYDSFGDVVIFDTTYRTNKYNLICAPFVGINHHWNNVLFGCAFLSDETTQSFIWLFETFLTAMGGRQPKSIFTDQDQAMANAINMVFNEPRHRLCLWHISKNAQKNLVGIYGVPDFNQRFNHCLYGGCSNEMEFESTWSKMIEMHNLKNNTWLDRLYQIREKWCPTFNLNFFSAKMKSTQRSESTNSVFHRIMKTSMPLIEVIKFYEEKAVQMRQDEINEDFRCKNGAPRKVHKHGGILSHAAKVYTLALFGMFEEEFNSGMGLNCVETNHCEDNFTYSLSSGESRRIHIVHFNRAELSICCDCKLFETLGLLCCHALRVFLVNNVNNILDKYISSRWTKDAKKGLCCSVDSFKSNEKSTHVLRMSNLSLLWYKCCDKAALTDHGTKIAMDSLSELLCKLEKSSADTNKVEDVGKKCPQDLIHDDDVQPFLDGKRPILDPPYVRKKVITNFRIKSQLEKKQRKKKVKDATTSKAPKTISMVHENVQSSFLLPEMSIANPMVSSTTKLQENHSKKRNIRKVKDTITSQASEAISMIHEDVQTSFFPLEMFVAYPMINSTRMFQESTSMSHLNQFLYVHGGGIAMLDYCKCYIVPVKGMI